One stretch of Astatotilapia calliptera chromosome 3, fAstCal1.2, whole genome shotgun sequence DNA includes these proteins:
- the LOC113018481 gene encoding uncharacterized protein LOC113018481 produces the protein RFDFNTIKVSSSLHQETDFVSADVGDEVTLHCSYEGEAARLYWYKQTLGQKPRLISTYYRYEGNGIFYNEFKSNPRFTLVTGISKNHLKITDLRVSDSATYYCATSFTFILEFTKETYLNVKGSSLDIQTFVLQSLSETIQPGDSVTLNCTVRTGTCDEDHKVYWFKDSEESHPGLIYTHGGRNDECKKKSEAQAHTCVYSLPMKNLNVSHVGSYYCAVALCGRLLFGNGTKLNVEDEGDTLLLLYFWRGVSAFTSVLSVLLASLMCMTRK, from the exons agatttgatttcaacactattaaagtgtct TCATCTCTTCATCAAGAGACTGATTTTGTTTCTGCTGATGTTGGTGATGAAGTAACTCTGCACTGTTCTTACGAAGGTGAAGCTGCAAGACTTTACTGGTACAAACAAACTCTGGGACAAAAACCAAGACTCATCTCTACCTACTACAGATATGAGGGAAATGGCATATTTTATAATGAATTCAAAAGTAATCCACGCTTTACGTTAGTTACTGGCATCAGTAAAAATCATTTGAAAATAACAGATCTGCGTGTCTCAGATTCAGCTACTTACTACTGCGCAACaagctttacttttattttagagTTTACCAAAGAAACATATCTCAATGTAAAAGGTTCCAGTTTGGACATCCAGACTTTTGTCCTACAATCACTATCTGAGACCATCCAGCCAGGAGACTCTGTGACTCTGAACTGTACAGTCCGCACTGGGACCTGTGATGAAGACCACAAGGTTTACTGGTTCAAAGACTCTGAAGAATCTCATCCAGGGCTCATATACACCCATGGAGGCAGGAATGATGAGTGCAAGAAGAAATCTGAGGCACAAGCACACACCTGTGTGTACAGCCTGCCAATGAAGAACTTGAATGTCTCTCATGTTGGGTCCTACTACTGTGCTGTTGCTTTATGTGGACGCTTACTGTTTGGCAATGGGACCAAGCTGAATGTTGAGG ATGAAGGGGACACTCTTCTCTTGTTGTATTTCTGGAGGGGGGTTTCAGCTTTCACCAGCGTCCTGAGTGTTTTACTGGCTTCCTTAATGTGCatgacaagaaag
- the LOC113018472 gene encoding uncharacterized protein LOC113018472 codes for MKMFFVTIFLICSLCAAQLSDVSQPESLKTVKIGDSATIKCFIKSASKKTVWYKVTTGRKLQLVVKTNSQYNVREFSDEFVNRSSVKFDMTNNHLTINKTSWEDVGTYFCGVLHISEVQFGSGTFLMLTGAKTISDSVVQQPESKSVRSGDSVTLSCSLHSAQCTAELTSFMWLKNSDGSAPEMIYCSDNKNNISQRTDRGRTTCVYNFVVRSRDDAGVYYCAVNAC; via the exons ATGAAGATGTTCTTTGTGACCATTTTCCTGATCTGCTCTTTAT GTGCAGCACAGTTAAGTGACGTCTCTCAGCCTGAATCTTTGAAAACAGTGAAGATTGGCGACTCAGCTACTATTAAATGCTTCATAAAGAGCGCATCAAAGAAAACCGTGTGGTACAAGGTGACTACAGGGAGGAAACTACAGCtggtggtaaaaactaattCTCAGTATAATGTGAGAGAGTTCAGTGATGAATTTGTTAACCGTTCTTCAGTTAAATTTGACATGACTAACAATCATCTGAccataaataaaacatcatgGGAAGATGTTGGAACATACTTCTGTGGAGTCTTACACATAAGTGAGGTTCAGTTTGGGTCAGGAACATTTCTGATGTTGACAG GTGCAAAGACAATCAGCGACTCTGTCGTCCAGCAGCCAGAATCAAAGTCAGTGAGGTCCGGAGACTCTGTGACTCTCAGCTGTTCTCTTCACTCTGCTCAATGCACAGCAGAACTCACTAGTTTCATGTGGCTGAAAAACTCGGATGGTTCTGCTCCAGAGATGATTTATTGCTCTGACAATAAGAACAACATCTCCCAGAGAACTGACAGAGGACGAACTACCTGCGTGTACAACTTTGTCGTCAGGAGCCGGGATGATGCTGGGGTCTACTACTGTGCTGTCAATGCATGTTGA
- the LOC113018419 gene encoding immunoglobulin kappa light chain-like, whose amino-acid sequence MNRKILSIQVTDLNMMISPPSVFYLMLLFFGEMAQKSHQLSSVRQDRVFISTNVGESVTLQCFYEGEVVARFYWYKQTLGEKPRLISSFYSYDKNGTFYDECENNPRFTLSTEKAQNHLTIKNLQVSDSATYFCASSFSVSLEFAEGITVSVKGSGLNSRPLIQQSASKTIQPGGSVTLNCTVHTGTCDEEHSVYWFRNSEESHSGLIYSHGGRNDECERKPKTHTNTCVYSLPMKNLDVSHAGIYYCAVASCGYMLFGNGTKLDFEDKLDSLLLAYVLHGAVAFNTILIVFLISSMSLKKIKHCLCTESHRRFSDLTMTNEMGYESVLRANKINNTGRQGDDTWSECVYFSVN is encoded by the exons ATGAACAGAAAGATTCTTTCCATTCAAGTCACGGATTTGAACATGATGATATCTCCACCATCTGTTTTCTATTTGATGCTTTTGTTCTTTGGGGAAATGG CTCAGAAGAGTCATCAACTCTCATCTGTTCGTCAAGACAGAGTTTTTATATCCACTAATGTCGGGGAGAGTGTAACTTTGCAGTGTTTCTATGAAGGTGAAGTGGTAGCAAGGTTTTACTGGTATAAGCAAACACTAGGCGAGAAGCCAAGACTCATTTCTAGCTTCTATTCGTATGATAAAAATGGCACTTTCTATGATGAATGTGAGAACAATCCACGCTTCACACTGTCTACTGAAAAAGCTCAAAACCATTTGACGATAAAAAATCTTCAGGTTTCGGACTCAGCTACCTATTTCTGCGCGAGTAGCTTTTCGGTAAGTCTTGAATTTGCAGAAGGAATCACTGTGAGTGTTAAAGGTTCAGGTTTGAACAGCCGGCCTTTAATTCAGCAGTCTGCATCTAAGACCATCCAACCAGGAGGCTCTGTGACTCTGAACTGTACAGTACACACTGGGACCTGTGATGAAGAACACAGTGTTTACTGGTTCAGAAACTCTGAAGAGTCTCATTCAGGACTCATTTACAGCCATGGAGGCAGGAATGATGAGTGTGAGAGGAAaccaaagacacacacaaacacctgtgTCTACAGCCTGCCAATGAAGAACCTGGATGTTTCTCATGCTGGGATCTACTACTGTGCTGTTGCCTCGTGTGGATACATGCTTTTTGGAAACGGGACCAAGCTGGACTTTGAGG ACAAGCTGGACTCTCTTCTCTTGGCGTATGTCTTACATGGAGCAGtcgcattcaatacaatcctgATTGTATTTCTAATTTCCTCAATGAGTTTGAAGAAGATAAAACACTGTCTCTGCACAG AATCTCACAGAAGATTTTCAGATCTCACCATGACAAATGAAATG GGCTACGAAAGTGTTTTAAGGGCGAACAAGATCAACAACACAGGAAGACAGGGGGATGACACCTGGAGTGAATGTGTTTACTTCAGTGTAAATTAG
- the LOC113018445 gene encoding immunoglobulin kappa light chain-like yields the protein MNRKILSIQVTDLNMMISPPSVFYLMLLFFGEMTPKSHQLSSVRQDRVFISTNVGESVTLQCFYEGEVVARFYWYKQTLGEKPRLISSFYSYDKNGTFYDECENNPRFTLSTEKAQNHLMIKNLQVSDSATYFCASSFSVSFEFAEGITVSVKGSGLNSRPLIQQSASETIQPGGSVTLNCTVHTGTCDEEHSVYWFKDSEESHSGLIYSHGGRNDECERKPKTHTNTCVYSLPMKNLDVSHAGIYYCAVASCGYMLFGNGTELDFGWSNARFSGSSITNTENCEPEETLHYAALRVKKTSRSTRKRENPEDKCLYSSVK from the exons ATGAACAGAAAGATTCTTTCCATTCAAGTCACGGATTTGAACATGATGATATCTCCACCATCTGTTTTCTATTTGATGCTGTTGTTCTTTGGGGAAATGA CTCCGAAGAGTCATCAACTCTCGTCTGTTCGTCAAGACAGAGTTTTTATATCCACTAATGTCGGGGAGAGTGTAACTTTGCAGTGTTTCTATGAAGGTGAAGTGGTAGCAAGGTTTTACTGGTATAAGCAAACACTGGGAGAGAAGCCAAGACTCATTTCTAGCTTCTATTCGTATGATAAAAATGGCACTTTCTATGATGAATGTGAGAACAATCCACGCTTCACACTGTCTACTGAAAAAGCTCAAAACCATTTGATGATAAAAAATCTTCAAGTTTCGGACTCAGCTACCTATTTCTGCGCGAGTAGCTTTTCGGTAAGTTTTGAATTTGCAGAAGGAATCACTGTGAGTGTTAAAGGTTCAGGTTTGAACAGCCGGCCTTTAATTCAGCAGTCTGCATCTGAGACCATCCAACCAGGAGGCTCTGTGACTCTGAACTGTACAGTACACACTGGGACCTGTGATGAAGAACACAGTGTTTACTGGTTCAAAGACTCTGAAGAGTCTCATTCAGGACTCATTTACAGCCATGGAGGCAGGAATGATGAGTGTGAGAGGAAaccaaagacacacacaaacacctgtgTGTACAGCCTGCCAATGAAGAACCTGGATGTTTCTCATGCTGGGATCTACTACTGTGCTGTTGCCTCGTGTGGATACATGCTTTTTGGAAACGGGACCGAGCTGGATTTTGGGT ggTCTAATGCAAGATTTTCAGGTTCCTCTATAACAAACACAGAG AATTGTGAACCTGAAGAAACCCTTCATTATGCTGCTTTGAGGGTAAAAAAGACCAGCAGATCtacaagaaaaagagagaatccAGAGGATAAATGTCTGTATTCTAGTGTCAAATAA
- the LOC113011792 gene encoding uncharacterized protein LOC113011792, translated as MKMSFVNVFLICSLCAAQLSDVSQPESLKTVKIGDSATIKCFIKSASKKIVWYKVTTGRKLQLVVKADSYYNVREFSEEFVNRSSVKFDMTNNHLTINKTSWEDVGTYFCGVLHISEVQFGSGTFLMLTGAKTISDSVVQQPESKSVRSGDSVTLSCSVHSAQCTAELTSFMWLKNSDGSAPEMIYCSDNKNNISQRTDRGRTTCEYNFVVRNRDDAGVYYCAVNTCGQILLGNGTTINNGKTLAVHF; from the exons ATGAAGATGTCCTTTGTGAACGTTTTCCTGATCTGCTCTTTat GTGCAGCACAGTTAAGTGACGTCTCTCAGCCTGAATCTTTGAAAACAGTGAAGATTGGCGACTCAGCTACTATTAAATGCTTCATAAAGAGCGCATCAAAGAAAATCGTGTGGTACAAGGTGACTACAGGGAGGAAACTACAGCTGGTGGTAAAAGCTGATTCTTACTATAATGTGAGAGagttcagtgaagaatttgttAACCGTTCTTCAGTTAAATTTGACATGACTAACAATCATCTGAccataaataaaacatcatgGGAAGATGTTGGAACATACTTCTGTGGAGTCTTACACATAAGTGAGGTTCAGTTTGGGTCAGGAACATTTCTGATGTTGACAG GTGCAAAGACAATCAGCGACTCTGTCGTCCAGCAGCCAGAATCAAAGTCAGTGAGGTCCGGAGACTCTGTGACTCTCAGCTGTTCTGTTCACTCTGCTCAATGCACAGCAGAACTCACTAGTTTCATGTGGCTGAAAAACTCGGATGGTTCTGCTCCAGAGATGATTTATTGCTCTGACAATAAGAACAACATCTCCCAGAGAACTGACAGAGGACGAACTACCTGCGAGTACAACTTTGTCGTCAGGAACCGTGATGACGCTGGGGTCTACTACTGTGCTGTCAATACATGTGGACAAATACTGCTTGGAAATGGGACAACAATCAATAATGGTAAGACACTAGcagtgcatttttaa
- the LOC113018464 gene encoding uncharacterized protein LOC113018464, producing MKMFFVNVFLICSLCAAQLSDVSQPESLKTVKIGDSATIKCFVKSASKKIVWYKVTTGRKLQLVVKADSYYNVREFSDEFVNRSSVKFDMTNNHLTINKTSWEDVGTYFCGVLHISEVQFGSGTFLMLTGAKTISDSVVQQPESKSVRSGDSVTLSCSLHSAQCTAELTSFMWLKNSDGSAPEMIYCSDNKNNISQRTDRGRTTCMYNFVVRSRDDAGVYYCAVNACGQILLGNGTKIDDINDHESFCVRERTLSCIIIIIIMGVYLVFAVFMIKFSSGLSPLSKVRGEENLEIKRSNEQRDGIWSECVYSRVKLH from the exons ATGAAGATGTTCTTTGTGAACGTTTTCCTGATCTGCTCTTTat GTGCAGCACAGTTAAGTGATGTCTCTCAGCCTGAATCTTTGAAAACAGTGAAGATTGGCGACTCAGCTACTATTAAATGCTTCGTAAAGAGCGCATCAAAGAAAATCGTGTGGTACAAGGTGACTACAGGGAGGAAACTACAGCTGGTGGTAAAAGCTGATTCTTACTATAATGTGAGAGAGTTCAGTGATGAATTTGTTAACCGTTCTTCAGTTAAATTTGACATGACTAACAATCATCTGAccataaataaaacatcatgGGAAGATGTTGGAACATACTTCTGTGGAGTCTTACACATAAGTGAGGTTCAGTTTGGGTCAGGAACATTTCTGATGTTGACAG GTGCAAAAACAATCAGCGACTCTGTCGTCCAGCAGCCAGAATCAAAGTCAGTGAGGTCCGGAGACTCTGTGACTCTCAGCTGTTCTCTTCACTCTGCTCAATGCACAGCAGAACTCACTAGTTTCATGTGGCTGAAAAACTCGGATGGTTCTGCTCCAGAGATGATTTATTGCTCTGACAATAAGAACAACATCTCCCAGAGAACTGACAGAGGACGAACTACCTGCATGTACAACTTTGTCGTCAGGAGCCGGGATGATGCTGGGGTCTACTACTGTGCTGTCAATGCATGTGGACAAATACTGCTTGGAAATGGGACCAAGATTG ACGACATCAATGATCACGAGAGTTTTTGTGTCCGTGAGAGAACCCTGtcatgcatcatcatcatcatcatcatgggtGTTTATCTGGTTTTTGCTGTGTTCATGATCA AGTTTAGCTCAGGACTTTCACCTCTGTCCAAG GTTAGAGGTGAAGAAAACCTCGAAATCAAGAGATCAAATGAACAGAGAGATGGTATCTGGAGTGAATGTGTGTACTCCAGGGTGAAGCTACACTGA